In the genome of Nitrospira sp. MA-1, one region contains:
- the mdoH gene encoding glucans biosynthesis glucosyltransferase MdoH — translation MKIREATIAEAQHSLAAPSRISWRIAAGLRRGLLTVLVLIQSFVAASYMTAILPYHGGNFLEMAIIALFFVLFLWISVGFWIGIFGFVLRCFGGDRFSPLGRHTAAELGTQPLARTAVVMPIYHEPIQRTFGGIRAMYRSLEQTGQIDHFDFFILSDSRNPDVWLAEQAAWHRLCNELGAGGHLFYRRRSLNQHYKSGNIADFLRRWGSGYEYMIVLDADSLMGGSTLVTMVQLMQAEPQTGILQTSPTLINSRSMFARVQQFANHIYGPLFTTGLASLQLGEAVYWGHNAILRTQAFMEHAGLKRLPGPGLFHGPILSHDFVEASFMGRGGFEVWLEPELSHSYEESPPTLVDDLQRDKRWAKGNLQHMWLMLFEPGLRPAHRMAFLNGIMSYLASPLWLIFLVLTTIEAARLVLYPINYFPEPHSLFPHWPEWNPEWAIILASSTLFLLFLPKFLAVIDVIRCRRGKQHGGIIRLLISVLLEIMVSTLLAPIRMLAHSRFVVEALLNTSLRWAGQNRTDETGWSAAILNQAPGTLIAGSWAAFAFWLDQMFFFWSLPVAGPLVFAAPTSVFLSRVGPGERLKRWGFLQVPEERHGSPLLDDVYARTYPQLETYTERSSPAIQAILDPVLNQVHQAMAHAHRGGKKQEMILALRKRCFQHGPHTLTQKELCHLVRDRASLQWLHEQAWQAQPDSYWGKALQHHFQH, via the coding sequence ATGAAAATTCGTGAAGCCACAATCGCCGAGGCCCAGCATTCGCTAGCCGCCCCCAGCCGAATAAGCTGGAGAATTGCCGCAGGACTCCGCCGTGGCCTGCTCACCGTATTAGTCCTCATTCAATCTTTCGTGGCCGCTTCGTATATGACGGCCATCCTTCCCTATCATGGGGGGAATTTCCTGGAGATGGCGATTATTGCCCTGTTTTTTGTGCTATTCCTCTGGATTTCCGTTGGATTTTGGATTGGCATATTCGGATTTGTCCTCCGGTGTTTCGGCGGGGATCGATTTTCACCACTGGGACGCCATACCGCTGCAGAGTTAGGCACTCAACCCCTAGCACGGACAGCCGTGGTCATGCCGATCTACCACGAACCCATTCAGCGGACGTTCGGCGGCATCCGCGCAATGTATCGCTCATTAGAACAGACAGGGCAGATTGACCATTTTGATTTTTTCATTCTTTCCGACAGCCGCAATCCGGATGTGTGGCTGGCTGAACAAGCCGCCTGGCATAGATTATGTAACGAATTGGGAGCGGGCGGACATCTGTTTTATCGGCGCCGGTCTTTGAACCAACATTATAAAAGTGGCAATATTGCCGACTTTCTTCGCCGATGGGGTTCCGGCTATGAGTACATGATCGTCCTGGATGCGGATAGTCTCATGGGCGGATCCACCCTGGTCACGATGGTGCAACTCATGCAGGCTGAACCTCAAACAGGCATCCTGCAAACCAGCCCCACCTTGATCAATTCCCGTTCAATGTTTGCACGGGTCCAGCAATTTGCCAATCATATCTACGGCCCACTGTTTACGACAGGCCTTGCCTCCCTACAGCTTGGGGAAGCAGTCTACTGGGGCCATAACGCCATTCTTCGTACCCAAGCGTTTATGGAACATGCCGGCCTGAAGCGGCTTCCCGGACCAGGACTTTTTCATGGCCCTATTCTCAGTCACGATTTTGTGGAAGCCTCATTTATGGGACGGGGCGGGTTTGAAGTCTGGCTGGAACCGGAACTCTCTCACAGTTATGAAGAATCCCCTCCCACCCTTGTGGATGACTTGCAACGCGATAAACGCTGGGCCAAGGGCAATTTACAGCACATGTGGCTCATGCTGTTTGAACCTGGTTTGCGGCCTGCCCATCGCATGGCATTTTTGAACGGGATAATGTCCTATCTGGCCTCCCCGTTATGGTTAATTTTTTTGGTATTAACCACGATTGAGGCCGCACGGTTAGTGCTATATCCCATTAATTACTTTCCGGAACCTCATAGCCTCTTTCCCCATTGGCCTGAATGGAATCCGGAATGGGCCATCATTCTAGCCAGCAGCACCTTGTTTCTGCTGTTTTTGCCAAAATTTCTGGCGGTGATCGATGTCATCCGATGTCGACGAGGCAAACAGCACGGTGGCATCATTCGACTCCTGATTAGTGTCTTGCTGGAAATAATGGTGTCCACTCTCCTCGCGCCCATCCGCATGTTGGCCCATAGCCGTTTTGTGGTAGAAGCCCTGCTCAACACGTCGTTGCGGTGGGCTGGCCAGAATCGAACAGATGAAACCGGCTGGTCAGCCGCAATTTTAAATCAGGCACCAGGAACACTGATTGCCGGATCCTGGGCCGCATTCGCTTTCTGGCTTGATCAGATGTTTTTTTTCTGGTCCCTTCCGGTCGCAGGTCCACTCGTATTTGCCGCGCCCACCTCCGTCTTTCTCAGTCGGGTAGGACCCGGTGAACGACTGAAACGCTGGGGATTCTTACAAGTTCCTGAGGAACGTCATGGCTCACCATTGCTGGACGATGTCTATGCCAGGACCTATCCTCAATTAGAAACATACACTGAGCGCTCTTCTCCCGCCATACAGGCTATCCTGGATCCGGTGCTGAACCAGGTACATCAAGCCATGGCTCATGCGCATCGTGGGGGGAAAAAACAGGAAATGATCCTCGCGCTCCGCAAACGATGCTTTCAACATGGCCCGCACACCCTCACGCAAAAAGAACTCTGTCACCTGGTACGCGACCGCGCCAGTTTGCAATGGCTGCACGAGCAGGCATGGCAAGCTCAACCGGATTCCTACTGGGGCAAAGCCCTTCAGCATCATTTCCAACACTGA
- a CDS encoding glucan biosynthesis protein G, producing MRLLFAGMIAMFLMFPLHVAAGFTFDQVVQRAKALADKPYEAPQPIPKIMREISYEAYQGIRFNPEHSLWKESNSNFQVMLLTPGLHYTHPVTLNVIDSEGPRPLVFKKSDFVFADPEIEKRVPADVGFAGFKLTFPLKNKNEQNQFLVFAGASYFRGVGKENVFGLAGRGLAIDTGLPSGEVFPSFTEFWLVRPSPDAKEMVVYGLLDSISLTGAYQFTIVPGSQTKMKVRTQLFPRKPIQLLGVAPLTSMFFYGENTPRPAGEWRREVHDSDGLQIHDGLTREWLWRPLMNPANLEMDFFSTENVQGFGLLQREENFSGYEDLGAHYEKRPSAWVEPQGDWGQGKVVLVQLPTPNETHDNIVAFWTPVAPVTRETPLEMAYDVSFGKATLSQNPLGTVVNTFIGDGNRIGGGNVPQAYRIIIDFAGGPLSKMPPDAPISGQVTVLDNSDILEHFVEYHEQIHGWRLSILAKPQDKKPLHLRAFLKTDLATLTETWTYRLPTNNNILAQDKE from the coding sequence ATGAGATTATTGTTTGCCGGTATGATCGCGATGTTCTTGATGTTCCCCCTGCATGTTGCAGCGGGTTTCACATTCGATCAAGTGGTGCAGAGAGCGAAAGCTTTAGCAGATAAACCCTATGAAGCACCTCAACCCATCCCCAAAATTATGCGGGAAATATCCTACGAAGCATATCAAGGGATCCGGTTTAATCCTGAACACAGTCTTTGGAAAGAGAGTAATTCAAATTTCCAAGTCATGTTACTGACTCCGGGTTTGCATTACACCCACCCCGTGACACTCAACGTCATCGACTCCGAAGGTCCACGCCCGCTGGTTTTTAAGAAAAGCGACTTTGTTTTTGCCGACCCCGAAATCGAAAAACGGGTGCCGGCCGACGTAGGATTTGCGGGATTCAAGCTGACATTTCCCTTGAAAAACAAAAATGAGCAAAATCAGTTTCTGGTTTTCGCAGGGGCGAGTTATTTTCGGGGGGTCGGAAAGGAAAACGTGTTCGGGCTAGCAGGACGAGGCCTGGCCATTGATACAGGACTCCCCAGCGGGGAGGTATTTCCTTCATTCACGGAATTCTGGTTGGTACGCCCGTCTCCGGATGCCAAAGAAATGGTGGTCTATGGGTTACTGGACAGCATCAGTCTCACTGGAGCGTATCAATTTACCATTGTTCCCGGTAGCCAGACGAAGATGAAGGTACGCACTCAACTCTTCCCCAGAAAACCTATTCAGTTATTAGGTGTTGCCCCGCTGACCAGCATGTTTTTTTATGGCGAGAATACCCCACGACCAGCTGGAGAATGGCGCCGGGAAGTCCATGATTCGGACGGATTGCAGATTCATGATGGCCTCACTCGTGAATGGTTGTGGCGCCCCTTAATGAATCCTGCCAACCTGGAAATGGATTTTTTTAGCACGGAGAATGTACAAGGATTCGGGTTATTACAACGTGAGGAAAATTTTTCCGGCTACGAAGATCTCGGTGCGCATTATGAAAAACGTCCAAGCGCCTGGGTCGAACCACAGGGTGACTGGGGACAGGGAAAAGTGGTGCTCGTCCAACTGCCTACCCCCAATGAAACGCATGACAACATCGTCGCATTTTGGACACCCGTCGCGCCCGTAACCCGGGAGACCCCTTTAGAAATGGCCTATGATGTGAGTTTTGGGAAGGCCACTCTCTCACAAAATCCGTTGGGAACCGTGGTCAATACCTTTATCGGAGACGGTAATCGTATCGGGGGAGGAAATGTTCCGCAGGCGTATCGCATCATTATCGATTTTGCGGGTGGCCCACTGAGCAAAATGCCGCCCGATGCTCCCATCAGCGGCCAGGTCACGGTGTTGGATAATAGCGACATCCTGGAACATTTTGTGGAGTATCATGAACAGATACACGGATGGCGATTGTCCATCCTGGCCAAACCTCAAGACAAAAAGCCGCTTCATTTGCGGGCATTTCTCAAAACTGATTTGGCAACCTTAACGGAAACCTGGACGTACCGCCTACCAACGAACAATAACATTCTGGCACAAGACAAAGAATAA
- a CDS encoding aminotransferase class V-fold PLP-dependent enzyme, translating into MIYLNPAGLAPFNHEVQQEISRTLETFSHLLYADAGIQYYRDTLQRCRRSIADWLTLNDEQRLAFMPNTTTACSLVLSRINWKSGNVLLTTTHENSTILDEIKKLNDRGVRVIALDPDAPSGFLSALERTLDEQPIQAIVISHVSHFDGRIFPITTIQDLAQSHHTPLIVDGAQAIGHIPVSFQEISPYAYFFPGHKWCTGPMGTGALIIGKDSHQETQPYWAGYELGTQNIGLIAGFAKACHLKAQTSSNNQVLEGFREEWKACLRPNSCIRTIEWDGPHAPGILSFVCLDERTEQTMHTLSTTQSLAWKTLTHPSFPSNLSIRVSWTTDTPDIDIRSTLALFTSLSNK; encoded by the coding sequence ATGATCTATCTCAACCCGGCTGGCCTCGCTCCGTTCAATCATGAGGTGCAGCAAGAGATTTCCAGGACACTCGAAACGTTCAGCCACTTGTTGTATGCGGATGCCGGCATTCAATATTACCGGGACACCCTTCAACGATGTCGACGGTCCATTGCGGATTGGTTGACGTTGAACGATGAACAACGGCTCGCCTTCATGCCGAATACCACAACCGCGTGCAGTCTTGTCCTTTCTCGAATCAATTGGAAATCCGGAAATGTGCTACTGACCACCACACATGAAAATTCCACGATTCTCGATGAAATAAAAAAACTGAATGACCGTGGCGTCCGCGTCATTGCACTCGACCCGGATGCCCCCTCAGGGTTTCTTTCCGCTCTTGAACGCACATTGGATGAACAACCCATTCAGGCCATCGTCATCAGTCACGTCTCTCATTTTGATGGGCGTATTTTTCCTATCACCACAATCCAGGACCTCGCTCAGTCACACCACACGCCGCTCATCGTAGACGGGGCACAAGCCATCGGACATATTCCGGTTTCCTTCCAAGAGATTTCTCCCTATGCGTATTTTTTCCCTGGCCATAAATGGTGCACCGGTCCAATGGGGACCGGCGCGCTGATAATCGGGAAGGACAGTCACCAGGAAACACAACCTTATTGGGCCGGATATGAATTAGGCACTCAAAACATCGGCTTGATCGCCGGATTCGCCAAAGCCTGCCATCTCAAGGCTCAAACAAGTTCAAACAACCAAGTTCTTGAAGGGTTTAGAGAGGAGTGGAAAGCCTGTCTCCGACCAAATTCATGTATTCGGACGATAGAATGGGACGGGCCACATGCTCCAGGCATTTTATCGTTCGTCTGTCTTGACGAACGCACGGAACAGACCATGCACACACTTTCCACCACTCAATCCCTTGCCTGGAAAACTCTCACCCATCCCTCCTTTCCCTCAAACCTTTCGATACGCGTCTCCTGGACCACGGATACTCCCGATATCGACATCCGCTCAACCCTTGCGTTGTTTACCTCACTTTCAAATAAATAA
- the egtD gene encoding L-histidine N(alpha)-methyltransferase, whose translation MTSQTDPSITIDLPLTREDPDLLKTEITRGLLANPKTLPSKLFYDERGSTLFEQICELPEYYQTRTEHQLLTRWADEIVGISEAEELVELGSGAATKTRVLLDAMANVNQLHYFVPFDVDEAIVRRVSEELVREYPGLHIHGVVGDFLVHLEHIPEGGKRLVVILGGTIGNLPATAAHEFLSSVNSEMAPGDYFLLGVQLITDRNRLEAAYNDQQGITAKFNKNIIRVLHNQFGSQSDSESFDHVARYNEADHRIEMWLRSREDQTLGIQDLNLKVHLKQGEEIRTEISTKYDRPLAEELLASSGFALVKWYSDPDSLIGLALAKKP comes from the coding sequence ATGACATCGCAAACAGATCCATCAATTACCATCGATCTTCCATTAACCAGAGAAGACCCGGATCTGCTAAAAACCGAAATTACCCGTGGCCTATTGGCAAATCCCAAAACGCTTCCTTCCAAACTCTTCTATGATGAACGCGGATCCACCCTCTTTGAGCAAATATGTGAGTTGCCGGAATATTATCAAACCCGCACCGAGCATCAACTGCTCACCCGATGGGCTGATGAAATCGTCGGCATCAGCGAAGCGGAAGAACTTGTGGAATTAGGATCGGGGGCGGCCACAAAAACGCGAGTCCTCCTCGATGCCATGGCCAACGTCAACCAACTGCACTATTTCGTCCCCTTTGACGTCGATGAAGCCATTGTCCGGCGAGTCTCCGAAGAGCTGGTCCGGGAGTACCCAGGACTCCACATCCATGGCGTGGTGGGAGATTTCCTGGTCCATTTGGAGCATATTCCGGAAGGCGGCAAGCGCCTCGTGGTCATCCTTGGAGGAACCATTGGCAATCTTCCTGCTACCGCCGCTCACGAGTTTCTCTCCTCTGTGAATTCAGAAATGGCACCGGGAGATTATTTCTTATTGGGTGTCCAACTTATTACGGATCGTAATCGGCTGGAAGCCGCATATAATGACCAGCAGGGCATCACCGCAAAATTCAACAAGAATATTATTCGAGTGCTTCATAATCAATTCGGTAGTCAGAGCGATTCAGAATCATTTGACCATGTCGCGCGGTATAATGAAGCCGACCATCGCATCGAGATGTGGCTCCGGTCGCGAGAAGATCAAACTCTGGGCATTCAGGACTTAAACTTAAAGGTCCACCTCAAGCAAGGGGAGGAAATCCGCACAGAAATCAGCACGAAATATGACCGACCCTTGGCCGAAGAACTTCTGGCCTCTTCGGGTTTTGCCTTGGTCAAATGGTACTCGGACCCTGACAGCCTGATTGGTCTCGCGCTCGCAAAAAAACCCTAA